A genomic segment from Verrucomicrobiia bacterium encodes:
- the recQ gene encoding DNA helicase RecQ, with translation MSDPSADSLLATLKRVFGYPAFRPLQEEIIRDLLAGRDVFALLPTGGGKSLCFQLPALVRPGLTVVISPLIALMKDQVDSLQANGVPATHLNSSLTDAERRHRWRGLNAREYRLLYLAPERLMAGTILEDLNRWGVCAVAVDEAHCISEWGHDFRPEYRQLGALRERLKDVPFMALTATATDRVRQDIVRQLHLHEPAVYVASFNRPNLTYRVEPKSGAYAQVLARIRSRPDESGIVYCASRAGADGLAGKLVTDGVRAAAYHAGMDGAARAATQERFLRDEVRVVCATIAFGMGINKPNVRFVIHYDLPRNIEGYYQETGRAGRDGLPGECVLLYGPADVVKQRRFIEAKADAAERQVATAQLQTMVHYAECAECRRVTLLDYFGESFSAEHCGACDNCLQPRTTFDGTVSAQKLLSCVFRIRQKGGFAVGLNHVIAVLTGSDGGKVRQWGHQDLSTFGIGREHSRPEWAAYARELMRQGLLTQNPGAFPTVDLTAEGMAALKDRRKIILTRLRTAVQPATGRAGPLACDELLFDKLRRLRKELADRDGVPPYIVFGDTSLRSMAREYPVTEAALGGISGVGNTKLRNYGAPFLEEIRAHVQANPRQIFADDPGLVSPVAARKTRGELLTGTVLESVRLFREGNDLAAIARVRGLTPGTVSGHLASAIEAGERLDPSHAFSGAEAATLQSAFEKAGWATLSGAHEALGGRVDYATLRLFRAFHMAATR, from the coding sequence GTGTCCGATCCGTCCGCCGATTCGCTCCTGGCCACGCTGAAGCGGGTCTTTGGCTACCCGGCGTTCCGCCCACTCCAGGAGGAGATCATCCGCGATCTTCTGGCAGGACGTGACGTGTTTGCGCTCCTGCCCACCGGCGGCGGCAAATCCCTCTGCTTCCAGCTGCCCGCGCTGGTGCGCCCCGGCCTCACGGTGGTGATCTCCCCGTTGATCGCGCTCATGAAGGACCAGGTGGATTCCCTGCAGGCCAACGGCGTGCCTGCAACGCACCTCAACTCCTCCCTGACCGATGCGGAGCGGCGACACCGCTGGCGCGGCCTCAACGCACGCGAGTACCGGCTGCTGTACCTCGCCCCCGAACGCCTCATGGCCGGCACGATCCTTGAGGACCTCAACCGCTGGGGGGTGTGTGCCGTGGCCGTGGATGAGGCGCATTGCATCAGCGAATGGGGCCACGATTTCCGTCCCGAATACCGACAGCTCGGTGCCCTGCGTGAACGGTTGAAGGACGTGCCGTTCATGGCCCTCACCGCCACCGCCACCGACCGGGTCCGCCAGGACATCGTCCGCCAGTTGCACCTGCACGAGCCGGCCGTGTACGTGGCCAGCTTCAACCGACCCAACCTCACCTACCGCGTTGAGCCGAAATCCGGCGCCTATGCCCAGGTCCTCGCGCGCATCCGGTCGCGTCCGGACGAGTCGGGCATTGTCTACTGCGCCAGCCGTGCCGGCGCCGACGGCCTCGCGGGGAAGCTGGTCACCGACGGCGTCCGCGCCGCGGCCTACCATGCGGGCATGGATGGCGCCGCGCGGGCGGCGACGCAGGAGCGGTTCCTGCGCGACGAGGTGCGCGTGGTCTGCGCCACCATTGCGTTCGGCATGGGGATCAACAAACCCAATGTCCGGTTCGTCATCCATTACGATCTGCCCCGGAACATTGAAGGATACTATCAGGAGACCGGCCGCGCCGGTCGCGATGGCCTCCCGGGTGAATGCGTGCTGCTGTACGGCCCGGCGGACGTCGTCAAGCAACGGCGGTTCATCGAGGCGAAGGCGGACGCCGCCGAGCGGCAGGTCGCCACCGCCCAGCTGCAGACAATGGTCCACTACGCGGAATGCGCCGAGTGCCGGCGGGTGACGCTGCTGGACTACTTCGGGGAATCCTTCTCCGCAGAGCACTGCGGAGCCTGTGACAACTGCCTCCAGCCCCGCACGACGTTTGATGGCACGGTGTCCGCGCAGAAGCTGCTGAGCTGCGTGTTCCGCATCCGCCAAAAAGGTGGCTTTGCTGTCGGCCTCAATCATGTGATCGCGGTGCTGACCGGGAGCGACGGCGGCAAGGTGCGCCAGTGGGGACACCAGGACCTGAGCACCTTCGGCATCGGACGCGAGCATTCCCGTCCGGAATGGGCCGCCTACGCCCGTGAGCTCATGAGGCAGGGCCTGCTGACACAGAACCCGGGTGCGTTTCCAACCGTGGATCTGACGGCCGAGGGAATGGCCGCCCTCAAGGATCGCCGAAAAATCATCCTGACCCGACTGCGGACCGCGGTGCAGCCGGCAACCGGCCGGGCCGGGCCGCTGGCCTGCGACGAACTGCTCTTCGACAAGCTCCGGCGACTGCGCAAAGAGCTGGCCGACCGCGACGGGGTCCCCCCCTACATCGTCTTCGGGGACACCTCGCTTCGATCCATGGCCCGGGAATATCCGGTCACCGAGGCGGCACTGGGCGGGATCTCGGGCGTTGGCAACACGAAGCTGCGGAACTACGGCGCACCGTTCCTCGAGGAAATCCGCGCGCATGTGCAGGCGAATCCGCGCCAGATCTTCGCCGACGACCCGGGACTGGTCTCCCCGGTCGCCGCCCGAAAAACCCGTGGAGAGCTCCTGACCGGGACGGTCCTGGAAAGCGTACGTCTGTTCCGTGAAGGCAACGACCTCGCCGCCATTGCGCGCGTCCGGGGACTGACGCCAGGAACCGTGTCCGGCCACCTCGCCAGCGCCATCGAGGCGGGCGAACGGTTGGATCCGAGCCACGCCTTCTCCGGTGCGGAGGCGGCCACCCTGCAATCCGCGTTTGAAAAGGCGGGCTGGGCGACGCTGAGCGGCGCTCATGAGGCGCTGGGAGGCCGGGTGGACTACGCCACCCTGCGCCTCTTCCGCGCGTTTCACATGGCGGCAACGCGGTGA
- a CDS encoding efflux transporter outer membrane subunit: MNGAVSWVRGTAACWLLLAGGCALGPDYQRPPVASPPAFRFGTDPATNSFGELGWRAVFEDPQLQGLIAAALTNNYDLRQAVARVEQARNLAVVARAPLLPQAGYGGGVGRGRNSLLNTPTPLGGTTESSAVAGFSAAWELDVWGRIRRQSQAARAQYLATDEARRGVMISLVSEVATAYFLLMQYDRELQIQREATNSYVGTYRIFDQRRISGVASRLETDRALAALAAAAAEIPLLELSVAITENQLGVLLGRDPGPVARSRLDDVADWPMTVPTGLPSGLLQRRPDIAGAEQLLVAANAQVGANLAAMFPQFGLTTFLGKVSPELSTFTGGTANAWNVGATLAGPLFQGGALRAQYRGAKARFEEALAAYQQTVLTSLQEVSNALISREKFSQTRVFSQEAVVALTSSVSLSIQRYVNGRSSYFEVLQAQQELYPSQRAEVQARVNERLAVINLYRALGGGWTNTAPFSVHSAPFSAP; encoded by the coding sequence ATGAACGGGGCCGTTTCTTGGGTTCGGGGAACCGCGGCGTGCTGGCTGCTGCTGGCGGGAGGGTGTGCTCTCGGGCCCGACTACCAGCGCCCGCCGGTGGCCTCGCCCCCCGCGTTCCGTTTTGGCACCGATCCGGCAACCAACTCTTTTGGGGAGCTGGGTTGGCGCGCGGTCTTCGAGGATCCCCAGCTCCAGGGGTTGATCGCAGCGGCGCTGACCAACAACTACGACCTGCGGCAGGCCGTCGCGCGGGTGGAACAGGCGCGAAACCTCGCCGTGGTCGCAAGGGCCCCGCTCCTGCCCCAGGCCGGATACGGAGGGGGGGTCGGACGCGGCCGTAACTCCCTGCTCAACACACCCACCCCGCTGGGCGGAACCACAGAAAGCTCGGCGGTGGCCGGATTCTCGGCGGCCTGGGAACTGGATGTCTGGGGGCGTATCCGGCGCCAGAGCCAGGCCGCCCGGGCGCAATACCTGGCCACGGATGAGGCGCGCCGCGGGGTGATGATCTCCCTCGTGTCCGAGGTGGCGACCGCCTACTTCCTCCTGATGCAGTATGACCGCGAGCTGCAGATCCAGCGCGAGGCCACGAATTCCTACGTCGGCACCTACCGGATTTTTGACCAGCGCCGGATCAGCGGGGTGGCTTCGAGACTGGAGACCGACCGGGCCCTGGCTGCGCTCGCGGCGGCGGCTGCGGAGATTCCGCTGCTCGAACTGAGCGTCGCCATCACCGAGAACCAGTTGGGCGTGCTGCTTGGGCGTGATCCCGGGCCGGTCGCGCGCAGCCGCCTGGACGACGTCGCCGACTGGCCCATGACGGTGCCCACCGGACTGCCGAGCGGCCTGTTGCAGCGGCGTCCGGACATCGCCGGGGCCGAACAGCTGCTTGTGGCCGCCAATGCGCAGGTTGGCGCAAACCTTGCGGCGATGTTCCCGCAGTTCGGTCTGACCACCTTTCTTGGCAAGGTCAGCCCCGAGCTGTCCACGTTCACCGGCGGCACGGCCAACGCCTGGAACGTGGGTGCCACGTTGGCGGGGCCGCTGTTCCAGGGCGGCGCGCTGCGGGCGCAGTACCGCGGGGCCAAGGCCCGCTTTGAGGAGGCACTGGCAGCCTACCAGCAGACGGTCCTGACCTCCCTGCAGGAAGTCTCCAACGCCCTGATCTCCCGCGAGAAATTCTCACAGACGCGCGTGTTCAGCCAGGAGGCCGTCGTCGCGCTCACGTCCTCGGTGTCCCTGTCCATCCAGCGCTATGTGAATGGCCGGTCGAGTTACTTCGAGGTGTTGCAGGCACAGCAGGAGCTGTATCCGAGCCAGCGCGCCGAGGTCCAGGCCCGTGTCAACGAGCGACTGGCCGTCATCAACCTCTATCGGGCGCTCGGCGGCGGCTGGACCAACACCGCGCCATTCAGTGTGCACAGCGCACCATTCAGCGCGCCGTGA
- a CDS encoding efflux RND transporter permease subunit, producing the protein MSRFFINRPIVAMVIAILMVLVGVVAALNLPIAQFPNIADPQIQVKATYPGADALTVQQAVAVPIEQQMSGVDNMEYMYSLSANNGSLTLTVDFDVTTDPNTDQILAQMRQSQAASQLPTAVNNQGVIVQKSTASPLVLFALYSPNNTYDGVFLANYAVINLNDRMTRVPGIASVQVFGSGQYSIRVWVRPDRLAQMGITVPEIITAIQAQNTVNPAGQIGGEPIPAGQEFTYAARSQGRLETPEEFGEIVLRASPGGSLVRVRDVARVELGAQNYSMLARLNGRPSAIIAVYQLPDSNAVDAVRGAKAVMEAAKAGFPPDMEYVTCLDTTLAVTEGMKEIVHTLVEALILVILVVFVFLQGWRATLIPLLAVPVSLVGTFALFPLFGFSINTLSLFGLVLAIGLVVDDAIVVVEAVEHHIESGLSPRDAAFKAMEEVSGPVVAIAIILAAVFIPTAFIPGITGRLYQQFAVTIAVSVIISAFNALTLSPALAALLLRPKKRGSGPLQWFYDRFNGVFGRVTGGYVGVCRFLIRKGTFSILLLGGAAALAALLGRSLPTSFLPDEDQGYVFAGIQLPDAASLQRTDAVARQAEAIIQNTPGVKYCTSVIGFSLLSGVNNTYSGFFFITFEDWAKRRRPEEQYGAIKTHLNRELGRIAAAVGFAFPPPAIPGVGAAGGVTFVLEDRRGRDVGFLASQLKTFLAEARKRPELTGVFSTALLEVPQVYVDVDRDQVLSQGVLLQDVYATMQCFMGGAFVNYFNRFGRQWQVYVQAEGDYRTQAGNLGQFYVLNTSGTMVPLAALANLRTTNGPEFTMRYNLYSAAQINASAAPGFSSAQAMRALEAVYADHMPDGMGFDYMGMSFQEQKAQQGVSPLVIFGFSLLCVFLILAAQYESWSLPFSVLLGTPVAVAGAFAALMVGHYENNVYAQIGLVMLIGLAAKNAILIVEFARMGYEQGRPLLDATLEGARLRLRPILMTSFAFILGCVPLARASGAGALSRQVMGFTVIGGMLAASGIAIFLIPVLFYLVEKIGRRGDGRPAGGGPVPAAAAGPGGPGP; encoded by the coding sequence ATGTCCCGGTTTTTCATCAATCGCCCGATCGTCGCGATGGTCATTGCCATCCTGATGGTCCTGGTCGGTGTCGTGGCCGCCCTCAACCTGCCGATCGCGCAGTTTCCCAACATCGCCGATCCGCAGATCCAGGTGAAGGCGACCTATCCGGGTGCGGACGCCCTCACGGTGCAGCAGGCCGTTGCGGTCCCCATCGAGCAGCAGATGTCGGGCGTGGACAACATGGAGTACATGTACTCCCTGAGCGCCAACAACGGGTCCCTGACCCTGACGGTGGATTTTGATGTCACGACGGATCCCAACACCGACCAGATCCTCGCCCAGATGCGGCAAAGCCAGGCCGCCTCGCAGCTCCCCACGGCCGTCAACAACCAGGGGGTGATCGTCCAGAAGTCCACCGCGTCGCCGCTGGTGCTCTTCGCATTGTATTCCCCCAACAACACCTATGACGGCGTGTTCCTTGCGAACTACGCGGTCATCAATCTCAACGACCGGATGACCCGCGTCCCGGGCATTGCCAGCGTCCAGGTGTTCGGCTCGGGGCAGTATTCGATCCGCGTCTGGGTCCGGCCGGACCGCCTCGCCCAGATGGGCATTACGGTTCCGGAAATCATCACGGCGATCCAGGCGCAGAATACCGTGAACCCCGCCGGCCAGATCGGTGGTGAGCCGATTCCGGCCGGCCAGGAATTCACCTATGCGGCCCGGTCCCAGGGGCGCCTCGAGACGCCGGAGGAATTCGGGGAGATCGTATTGCGCGCGTCTCCGGGCGGCTCGCTGGTCCGGGTGCGCGATGTCGCCCGGGTGGAGCTGGGGGCGCAGAATTACTCGATGCTCGCACGCCTCAATGGGCGCCCTTCGGCGATCATTGCCGTTTACCAGCTCCCGGATTCGAACGCCGTGGACGCGGTCCGGGGCGCCAAGGCGGTGATGGAGGCTGCGAAGGCCGGTTTCCCGCCGGACATGGAGTATGTCACCTGCCTCGACACCACGCTGGCCGTCACCGAGGGAATGAAGGAGATCGTGCACACCCTCGTGGAGGCGCTGATTCTGGTGATCCTCGTCGTGTTCGTCTTCCTTCAGGGATGGCGGGCGACGCTCATCCCGCTGCTGGCCGTGCCCGTGTCGCTGGTGGGCACATTCGCCTTGTTCCCGTTGTTCGGCTTCTCGATCAACACCCTTTCGCTGTTTGGCCTGGTGCTCGCGATCGGACTGGTGGTGGACGACGCCATTGTGGTGGTTGAGGCGGTGGAACATCACATCGAGTCGGGCCTCTCCCCGCGCGATGCGGCATTCAAGGCCATGGAGGAGGTGTCGGGGCCGGTGGTGGCCATCGCGATCATCCTCGCTGCGGTGTTCATTCCCACGGCGTTCATCCCGGGCATCACCGGACGTCTCTACCAGCAGTTTGCCGTGACGATTGCCGTCTCGGTGATCATCTCGGCGTTCAATGCCCTGACCCTGTCGCCGGCGCTTGCGGCGCTGTTGCTGCGGCCCAAAAAAAGGGGCTCCGGTCCTCTCCAGTGGTTCTACGACCGGTTCAACGGCGTTTTCGGGCGGGTGACCGGTGGCTATGTTGGGGTTTGCCGTTTCCTGATTCGCAAGGGGACGTTCTCCATTCTGTTGCTGGGGGGTGCGGCCGCGCTGGCCGCGTTGTTGGGGCGCTCGCTGCCGACCAGCTTTCTGCCGGACGAGGACCAGGGCTATGTGTTTGCGGGAATCCAGTTGCCCGATGCCGCGTCGCTGCAGCGCACCGATGCCGTCGCGCGTCAGGCGGAGGCGATCATCCAAAACACCCCGGGTGTGAAGTATTGCACGTCCGTCATCGGCTTCAGCCTGCTCAGCGGTGTCAATAACACTTACAGCGGCTTCTTCTTCATCACCTTTGAGGACTGGGCGAAACGGAGGCGTCCGGAAGAGCAGTACGGGGCGATCAAGACCCACCTCAATCGTGAGCTGGGCCGCATCGCGGCTGCTGTCGGATTCGCATTCCCGCCCCCCGCGATCCCCGGCGTGGGAGCCGCGGGCGGGGTCACATTCGTTCTGGAGGACCGGCGGGGCCGCGATGTCGGATTCCTGGCGTCCCAACTGAAGACCTTTCTCGCCGAGGCGCGGAAGCGCCCCGAGCTGACCGGCGTGTTTTCGACCGCCCTGCTCGAAGTGCCCCAGGTGTATGTGGACGTGGATCGCGACCAGGTGTTGAGCCAGGGCGTGCTGCTCCAGGACGTTTACGCCACGATGCAGTGCTTCATGGGCGGCGCGTTCGTGAATTATTTCAACCGGTTTGGACGCCAGTGGCAGGTGTATGTGCAGGCCGAGGGGGATTACCGGACCCAGGCCGGGAACCTGGGGCAATTTTACGTGCTCAACACTTCGGGCACGATGGTTCCCCTCGCGGCCCTCGCGAACCTGCGCACGACCAACGGTCCGGAGTTCACCATGCGGTACAACCTCTATTCGGCGGCCCAGATCAATGCCTCGGCCGCCCCGGGGTTCAGCTCCGCGCAGGCCATGCGGGCGCTGGAGGCGGTGTACGCGGACCACATGCCGGACGGGATGGGTTTTGACTACATGGGCATGAGTTTTCAGGAGCAGAAGGCCCAGCAGGGGGTGTCCCCACTCGTCATCTTCGGATTCTCGCTCCTGTGCGTCTTCCTCATCCTCGCCGCCCAATACGAAAGCTGGAGCCTGCCGTTCAGCGTGCTGCTGGGCACGCCGGTGGCCGTGGCGGGTGCCTTCGCAGCCCTGATGGTCGGGCACTATGAGAACAACGTCTATGCCCAGATCGGGCTGGTGATGTTGATCGGGCTTGCTGCCAAGAACGCCATCCTCATCGTCGAGTTTGCGAGGATGGGCTATGAGCAGGGCCGCCCGCTGTTGGACGCCACGCTGGAAGGGGCCCGGCTGCGATTGCGTCCGATCCTCATGACCAGCTTCGCCTTCATCCTGGGCTGCGTTCCGCTGGCCCGGGCCAGTGGTGCCGGAGCGCTGTCCCGGCAGGTGATGGGCTTCACCGTCATCGGGGGCATGCTGGCGGCGAGCGGCATCGCCATCTTCCTGATCCCCGTGCTGTTCTACCTCGTGGAGAAGATCGGGCGACGCGGCGACGGCCGTCCTGCGGGTGGCGGCCCGGTCCCCGCAGCCGCAGCCGGCCCCGGAGGGCCCGGGCCATGA
- a CDS encoding class I SAM-dependent methyltransferase, translating to MEGMHLRVLARVAAATVILATAADRLLAADPEVPASPSPPEPRYEWRPGTPDGLGKWFLGREIAHYMSHQGAPWLERPEREEEERTSQVIPALKLRPGDHVADVGAGSGYFTWRMAREVGPGGLVHATDIQPEMLAILATNVAAHGVTNVVQVLGSTTDPKLPERSLDLILMVDVYHEFDHPYEMMQGIVRALKRGGRVVLVEYRGEEKWVPIKPLHKMTEAQVKAELALHPLDWVETLRVLPRQHILVFRRRD from the coding sequence ATGGAAGGCATGCACCTCCGGGTTCTCGCACGGGTCGCTGCGGCAACGGTGATCCTCGCCACCGCCGCTGACCGTCTGCTTGCTGCCGACCCCGAAGTCCCGGCGAGCCCCTCACCGCCGGAGCCACGTTACGAGTGGCGCCCCGGCACTCCTGACGGCCTGGGCAAATGGTTCCTCGGGCGGGAGATCGCCCACTACATGAGTCATCAGGGCGCCCCGTGGCTCGAGCGGCCCGAGCGGGAGGAGGAGGAACGGACATCGCAGGTGATCCCGGCACTGAAACTCCGGCCCGGGGACCACGTTGCGGATGTCGGCGCCGGCAGCGGCTACTTCACCTGGCGCATGGCCCGGGAGGTGGGCCCCGGAGGCCTTGTCCATGCGACGGACATCCAGCCGGAAATGCTGGCCATCCTGGCGACCAACGTCGCGGCGCACGGGGTCACGAACGTCGTGCAGGTGCTCGGGTCCACCACGGATCCGAAACTCCCGGAGCGATCACTCGACCTGATCCTGATGGTGGATGTGTACCACGAGTTCGACCACCCGTATGAGATGATGCAGGGGATCGTGCGTGCGTTGAAACGCGGGGGGCGGGTGGTGCTTGTCGAATACCGCGGCGAGGAAAAGTGGGTGCCGATCAAGCCGCTGCACAAGATGACCGAGGCCCAGGTGAAGGCCGAACTGGCGCTGCACCCCCTCGACTGGGTGGAGACCCTCCGGGTGCTCCCGCGCCAGCACATTCTGGTCTTTCGCCGCCGCGATTGA
- a CDS encoding efflux RND transporter periplasmic adaptor subunit, whose product MKNFPQLLSLVAAAGLGCHPKAPPPPPASPEVQVATVIATNVPVYRDWVGTLDSEVNASISAQVSGYLKSRNYVEGSGVTNGQVLFQIDPAPFEATLARARAQLVEAQAHKEKTALDVQRYTPLAAVEAISQQELDDAIQADKAAVGEVASAEADVLSAQINLGFTTIRSPVTGVAGLASVTQAQVGNLVGPASGVLTTVTQTDPIRAYFSVAQQFMIAIQEAELKAGRDLRSSSNPMPRDGLELILAGGDIYPHRGSVRYGDNQVDVRTGTIQVVGEFPNPQGLLVPGMFTRVRALVRVESDALVVPQRAIYDVQGRSLVAVVAPDDTVNMVPVQTGERLGSLWAIQGAVKAGDRVVAEGLQKVRDGMAVKPVPWVMTNAPAVP is encoded by the coding sequence GTGAAGAACTTCCCCCAACTCCTGTCCCTTGTGGCAGCCGCAGGCCTGGGCTGCCACCCGAAGGCACCGCCGCCGCCGCCCGCTTCCCCCGAGGTTCAGGTGGCGACCGTCATTGCCACCAACGTCCCTGTGTATCGCGACTGGGTGGGCACGCTCGACAGCGAGGTCAATGCGTCCATCTCCGCCCAGGTCAGCGGCTACCTGAAAAGCCGGAATTATGTCGAGGGCAGTGGGGTCACCAACGGTCAGGTGCTCTTCCAGATTGATCCCGCCCCGTTCGAGGCAACCCTCGCGCGCGCCCGGGCTCAACTGGTGGAGGCCCAGGCCCACAAGGAAAAAACCGCCCTCGATGTCCAGCGCTACACACCGCTGGCGGCGGTCGAGGCCATCAGCCAGCAGGAGCTCGATGACGCGATCCAGGCGGACAAGGCGGCCGTCGGTGAAGTGGCCAGTGCCGAGGCGGACGTGCTGTCCGCGCAGATCAACCTCGGATTCACCACGATCCGGTCCCCCGTGACCGGGGTTGCCGGTCTTGCCAGCGTCACCCAGGCCCAGGTGGGCAATCTCGTGGGTCCGGCCAGTGGAGTTCTGACCACGGTCACCCAGACCGACCCCATCCGCGCCTACTTCTCGGTCGCCCAGCAATTCATGATCGCGATCCAGGAGGCGGAGTTAAAAGCGGGGCGGGATCTTCGCAGCTCCTCCAACCCGATGCCCCGCGACGGGCTGGAGCTCATCCTGGCGGGCGGCGATATTTATCCTCACCGCGGTTCGGTCCGCTACGGTGACAACCAGGTGGATGTTCGGACCGGCACCATCCAGGTGGTTGGCGAGTTCCCCAATCCGCAAGGCCTGCTGGTCCCGGGAATGTTCACGCGCGTGCGTGCACTGGTTCGCGTGGAGTCGGATGCCCTGGTGGTGCCGCAGCGTGCGATCTACGACGTCCAGGGCCGGTCGCTGGTCGCCGTGGTCGCCCCGGACGACACGGTGAACATGGTGCCGGTGCAGACCGGGGAGCGCCTGGGGAGCCTCTGGGCGATCCAGGGCGCAGTGAAGGCTGGGGACCGGGTCGTCGCGGAGGGCCTGCAAAAGGTCCGGGACGGCATGGCGGTGAAACCCGTCCCGTGGGTCATGACCAACGCACCTGCCGTCCCGTGA
- a CDS encoding metallophosphoesterase: MTSGGCRWLVSFGWLVVLWHQSLILSGVPGPESPEGRPAALAGRFLVMGDFHFDPFQGLTRDQFARLAASPLADWPVHLRQQPGPAYGRDAPFALVESSIQDAQDRLPDPDFVLIVGDFLAHDWPAKYDRLAPRTRAEDPVAYQAFTTGVIRLLAQRLRLAFPGSRILPVFGNEDSECGDYQLTPGGAFLTRCAEAWAPLVLPESPDREERRRFDENVAGGGFYDIRLPHLQNHRLIALNTVFFAPQYRNACGDSQATPALDQFRWLEAVLDAAQGAGESVWLLMHLPPGMDSYATWEAGGSARPLWQPEWTSGFLRLLRRHEGRIQVAFAGHTHMDDFRVVQMEGRPVLYTKIVPAVSPVFRNNPGYLQVTYDRRTGQLLDHSTYACAVGDGPMTWRLEYTFSGTYAGFRLEPDSLVRLGNALVQGGDLATTYRRLYSVGGPLTPVSPGALGCALLNTTTEAYAACAGGLEEPK, from the coding sequence ATGACTTCCGGCGGCTGCAGATGGCTGGTTTCATTCGGCTGGCTGGTGGTGCTGTGGCACCAGTCGCTGATCCTGTCCGGCGTCCCCGGCCCGGAATCTCCGGAGGGTCGGCCTGCCGCGTTGGCCGGACGTTTTCTGGTCATGGGCGATTTCCATTTCGACCCGTTTCAGGGCCTGACGCGCGACCAGTTCGCCCGCCTCGCGGCCAGTCCGCTCGCGGACTGGCCCGTTCACTTGAGGCAACAACCCGGCCCGGCCTATGGCCGCGATGCCCCGTTTGCGCTGGTCGAGTCCAGCATTCAGGACGCCCAGGACCGGCTGCCTGATCCCGATTTCGTTCTGATCGTCGGTGATTTCCTGGCGCATGACTGGCCGGCGAAATACGACCGCCTGGCTCCCCGCACCCGCGCCGAAGATCCTGTGGCGTATCAGGCGTTCACCACCGGGGTCATCCGTCTGCTGGCTCAACGCCTGCGACTCGCGTTTCCCGGGTCGCGGATTCTTCCGGTCTTTGGCAATGAGGATTCGGAGTGCGGCGACTACCAGCTGACCCCGGGTGGCGCGTTTCTCACCCGGTGCGCCGAGGCGTGGGCCCCGTTGGTGCTCCCGGAATCCCCGGATCGCGAGGAGCGGCGGCGCTTTGACGAAAATGTGGCCGGTGGAGGCTTCTATGACATCCGGCTGCCGCACCTGCAGAACCATCGCTTGATCGCCCTCAACACCGTGTTTTTTGCACCGCAATATCGCAACGCCTGCGGCGACTCCCAGGCAACCCCGGCCCTTGATCAATTCCGGTGGCTGGAGGCGGTGCTGGACGCGGCGCAAGGGGCGGGGGAGTCGGTCTGGCTGCTGATGCATCTTCCTCCGGGCATGGACTCCTATGCGACATGGGAGGCCGGTGGGTCCGCCCGGCCCCTGTGGCAGCCCGAGTGGACATCCGGGTTTCTGCGGTTGCTCCGGCGTCATGAGGGGCGGATCCAGGTGGCCTTCGCCGGCCACACCCACATGGATGACTTCCGTGTCGTCCAGATGGAGGGCCGGCCGGTCCTGTACACCAAGATCGTCCCTGCCGTCAGTCCCGTCTTCCGAAACAATCCGGGATACCTGCAGGTGACGTACGACCGTCGGACGGGTCAGCTCCTTGACCATTCCACATACGCCTGCGCGGTGGGGGACGGGCCAATGACGTGGCGGCTTGAGTACACCTTTTCGGGGACCTATGCGGGCTTTCGGCTGGAGCCGGATTCGCTGGTGCGCTTGGGAAATGCCCTCGTCCAGGGTGGGGATCTCGCGACAACCTACCGCCGGCTCTACTCGGTTGGCGGTCCGTTGACGCCCGTTTCCCCCGGTGCCCTCGGATGCGCCCTGTTGAACACCACCACCGAGGCGTACGCGGCGTGTGCGGGCGGTCTCGAGGAGCCGAAGTGA